Proteins encoded together in one Ferroglobus placidus DSM 10642 window:
- the lysA gene encoding diaminopimelate decarboxylase, which yields MFESRNGVLHVEELSVIDLVERFGTPLYVTSYAKLKENIEAYKKAFNWARVLYAVKANNNLAIMKVIAKENFGADVFSQGELYLSLLAGFDKKFILFNGNSKSEEEIKAGIESGVKFSVDSVDELYTISEIASEMGEEVEIAFRVNPDIDPKTHPKIATGLKKSKFGIPAEQVVETYRLALELPNVVPIGIHCHIGSQITEISPFVEAVNKIFDLAERVEELGIDLKFVDVGGGLGIDYEGKGVPTPEDLANALKPVYEERKSRLDSNPELWLEPGRSLVGNTTILLTRVNAVKRAYKNFVAVDAGFNLLIRPAMYGAYHKIAVANKMDWEEEEVYTVVGPICESGDVLGEDRKLPRVEKGDIIAVFDAGAYGFVMSSQYNGRPRCAEVLVKGSEAYVIREKESFGDLIAKQKIPEFLL from the coding sequence ATGTTTGAGAGCAGAAACGGAGTTTTGCACGTTGAAGAGCTGAGCGTTATAGATTTGGTTGAACGCTTCGGCACTCCCCTCTACGTCACGTCCTATGCAAAGCTTAAGGAGAACATAGAGGCTTACAAAAAAGCCTTTAACTGGGCGAGAGTTCTCTATGCGGTAAAAGCCAACAACAACTTGGCGATAATGAAGGTAATTGCGAAGGAAAATTTTGGAGCGGACGTTTTTTCCCAAGGGGAGCTTTATCTCAGCCTTTTAGCTGGCTTCGATAAAAAATTCATTCTTTTCAACGGTAATTCGAAGAGCGAAGAGGAGATAAAAGCCGGGATAGAGTCTGGGGTGAAGTTTAGCGTAGACAGCGTTGACGAGCTTTACACGATCTCTGAAATTGCATCTGAGATGGGAGAGGAAGTTGAGATAGCTTTTAGAGTAAATCCTGACATAGACCCGAAAACTCATCCGAAGATAGCTACCGGATTGAAGAAGTCAAAGTTTGGAATTCCCGCTGAGCAGGTTGTTGAAACTTACCGGCTCGCTTTAGAGCTTCCGAACGTTGTTCCGATCGGAATTCACTGCCACATAGGAAGTCAGATAACCGAAATCTCTCCTTTCGTTGAGGCTGTAAACAAGATCTTCGATCTCGCAGAGAGAGTCGAGGAGCTTGGAATTGATTTAAAATTCGTGGACGTAGGGGGAGGTTTGGGGATAGATTACGAAGGAAAAGGTGTTCCAACTCCCGAAGACTTGGCTAACGCCCTAAAGCCGGTTTACGAGGAGAGAAAGAGCAGACTCGATTCGAATCCGGAGCTGTGGCTTGAGCCGGGAAGAAGCTTGGTCGGAAACACCACAATTCTCTTAACGAGAGTAAATGCCGTTAAGAGAGCTTACAAGAATTTTGTGGCTGTGGATGCCGGATTCAACCTTCTAATTCGTCCGGCTATGTACGGAGCTTACCACAAAATAGCTGTGGCTAACAAAATGGACTGGGAGGAGGAAGAGGTTTACACCGTCGTAGGACCAATATGCGAAAGCGGGGACGTTCTCGGAGAAGACAGAAAGCTTCCGAGGGTTGAGAAGGGAGACATAATTGCCGTTTTCGACGCTGGAGCTTACGGATTCGTTATGAGCAGTCAGTACAACGGAAGACCGAGGTGCGCTGAAGTTTTGGTGAAGGGGAGCGAAGCTTACGTTATAAGGGAAAAGGAGAGTTTCGGAGACTTAATTGCTAAGCAGAAAATTCCCGAATTTCTTCTTTAA
- a CDS encoding LL-diaminopimelate aminotransferase, which translates to MELSNRLKALPPYLFAELDEMKRKKVLEGVDVIDFGVGDPDLPTPRHIVEEMQRAVEKEENHKYPSYEGKLEFREAVAEFYGRRKKVDLNPETQVIALIGSKEGIAHLPLAFVNPGDVVLVPDPGYPVYYSSAILAEGRPYKVPLKEENEFLPDLESIPDEVARKAKIFFLNYPNNPTTAVAEMEFIKECVDFCIDNDIILAHDAAYSEIAFDYRPKSFLEYEDAFECTIEFGSLSKTYNMTGWRIGYAVGNEEIIKGLLKVKTNVDSGVFQAIQDAAIVALRGDDSVIEENNRVYKERRDVLVEGLRKLGFEVEKPKATFYVWLRVNGSSIEFAKNLLDKAGVLVTPGVGFGEYGEGYVRFALTRSVERIKEALERMESALNV; encoded by the coding sequence GTGGAGCTATCCAACAGACTCAAGGCTCTCCCTCCGTATTTGTTTGCCGAACTGGACGAAATGAAGAGAAAGAAGGTTTTGGAAGGAGTTGACGTAATAGACTTCGGAGTCGGAGATCCGGACTTACCAACTCCACGGCACATAGTAGAGGAGATGCAGAGAGCAGTTGAAAAAGAGGAGAATCATAAGTATCCGAGCTACGAGGGAAAGCTCGAGTTTAGGGAAGCTGTAGCTGAATTTTACGGTAGGAGGAAGAAGGTAGATTTGAATCCTGAAACTCAGGTTATAGCTTTGATAGGCTCGAAAGAGGGAATAGCTCACCTTCCTTTAGCCTTCGTAAATCCCGGAGACGTCGTTCTCGTTCCGGATCCGGGTTATCCCGTCTACTATTCCTCAGCCATACTGGCTGAAGGTAGACCTTATAAGGTTCCGCTTAAGGAGGAAAACGAATTTTTGCCGGATTTAGAAAGTATCCCCGATGAAGTGGCGAGGAAGGCAAAGATATTCTTTCTTAATTATCCTAACAACCCGACAACGGCTGTTGCGGAAATGGAGTTCATAAAGGAGTGCGTCGACTTCTGCATAGACAACGACATAATTCTCGCTCACGACGCCGCCTACAGCGAAATTGCCTTCGATTACAGACCTAAGAGCTTTTTAGAATACGAAGACGCTTTCGAATGCACGATAGAATTTGGATCGCTGAGCAAAACGTACAACATGACCGGCTGGAGAATAGGCTACGCTGTGGGGAACGAGGAAATTATTAAGGGGTTGTTGAAGGTTAAGACGAACGTTGATAGCGGAGTTTTCCAGGCTATTCAGGATGCCGCTATAGTGGCTTTGAGGGGGGATGACAGCGTTATAGAAGAGAACAACAGAGTTTACAAAGAGAGGAGAGACGTTCTCGTTGAGGGATTGAGAAAACTCGGTTTTGAAGTGGAAAAACCAAAGGCAACGTTCTACGTCTGGCTTAGAGTTAACGGTAGCAGCATAGAGTTTGCGAAAAACCTTCTCGACAAAGCCGGAGTTCTCGTAACTCCGGGAGTTGGATTTGGAGAGTACGGTGAAGGTTACGTAAGGTTTGCTCTGACGAGGAGCGTTGAAAGAATAAAAGAAGCGTTGGAAAGAATGGAGAGTGCGCTGAATGTTTGA
- a CDS encoding citrate/2-methylcitrate synthase, producing MEVLEGLKDVVVCESEISRIVIENGEAVLEYRGYNIHDLAKYSTYEEVAYLLLYGELPSKSELELFSEELKERRELPPQVIGLLSNLSPFSHPMVALRTSVSYLGTLDKYIHHIDEEKSLEKAKNLIAKLPTIVAYFHRIRTGQKLIHPNEELSHAENFLYMLHGEIPSEVEARALDVDLILHADHELNASTFAARVAASTLADMYACVVAATGTLMGPLHGGASQKVMEMLREVAVPWRAESYVKEKLERGERIMGFGHRVYKNVVDPRTIELKILAKKLAELKDPRWYKISEAIEEAVRKYKGLLPNVDFYSASVYANLGIPDDMFICIFALGRIAGWTAHIIEQYKDNTLIRPRAKYVGPVRRKYIPIEERG from the coding sequence ATGGAAGTTCTGGAAGGTTTGAAGGATGTTGTGGTTTGCGAGAGCGAGATAAGCAGGATAGTTATCGAGAACGGAGAGGCTGTTCTCGAGTACAGAGGCTACAACATCCACGATCTGGCTAAATATTCCACTTACGAGGAAGTAGCGTATCTGCTCCTTTACGGAGAGCTACCTTCGAAAAGTGAGCTGGAGCTTTTTAGCGAAGAGTTGAAAGAAAGAAGAGAACTACCTCCGCAGGTTATAGGCTTGCTTTCGAACCTCTCTCCCTTCAGCCACCCCATGGTAGCTTTGAGAACCTCGGTTAGCTATCTCGGCACTTTGGACAAGTACATACATCACATAGACGAGGAAAAGAGTCTGGAAAAGGCTAAGAACTTAATAGCGAAGCTCCCGACGATAGTGGCGTACTTCCACAGAATAAGGACCGGACAGAAGCTCATCCATCCGAACGAAGAGCTTAGCCACGCGGAAAACTTCCTCTACATGCTTCACGGGGAAATTCCGAGTGAGGTTGAGGCGAGGGCTTTGGACGTCGATTTGATACTCCACGCGGATCACGAGCTTAACGCTTCTACTTTTGCAGCAAGAGTTGCAGCTTCAACTCTCGCCGATATGTACGCTTGCGTCGTCGCAGCGACGGGAACTTTAATGGGTCCGCTTCACGGCGGAGCGAGTCAGAAGGTTATGGAGATGCTGAGGGAAGTGGCTGTGCCTTGGAGGGCTGAAAGTTACGTAAAAGAGAAACTTGAGAGAGGAGAGAGGATAATGGGATTCGGACACAGAGTTTACAAGAATGTCGTGGATCCGAGAACGATAGAACTGAAGATTCTCGCGAAAAAGCTTGCCGAACTCAAAGACCCGAGGTGGTACAAGATAAGCGAAGCTATAGAAGAAGCTGTCAGGAAGTATAAGGGATTGCTGCCGAACGTAGACTTCTACTCAGCAAGCGTTTACGCAAATCTCGGAATCCCGGATGACATGTTCATCTGCATTTTCGCTTTGGGAAGAATAGCGGGGTGGACGGCACATATAATTGAACAGTACAAGGACAACACTCTCATAAGACCTCGTGCAAAGTACGTGGGACCGGTTAGAAGAAAATATATACCTATCGAAGAGAGAGGATAA
- a CDS encoding AMP phosphorylase: protein MIFKVRLIPVKMNEFYGFANEEDLKEIGIIHGDRLKLVKGSKSITIFPQPSQIVARGEIGIPINIAEELKVKDGEEIKAFPISRPKSVEYIRKKLSGKKLSKDEIYEIIEDIVNNSLSEIELTAFVVSNYLVGMDFDEIEWMTRAMIETGETISFEKGIVVDKHSIGGVPGNKISLIIVPTVASAGLLIPKTASRAITSASGTADTMEVLANVNLSVEEIKEITERVGGVIAWGGATNIAPADDKIIRVEYPLSLDPKPQLLASVMAKKGAVGAKHVVIDIPVGEGAKISDMKRGRELSSDFVELGRRLGLNVTCAITYGGQPIGRAVGPALEAKEALKAMEERKGSSSLLEKSFGIAGILFEMAGIAMNGYEYAKELFMKGKTHEKFLEIVEAQGGEIRRSEEIMVGENTHTFTASFEGAVVAVRNKAIVKIARAAGAPKDKGAGIVIHKKKGEVVKKGDPLFTIYAEKDWKLQNAVETARSDFPIIVSGMILDRYPSFKVM, encoded by the coding sequence CGAATTCTACGGGTTTGCCAATGAAGAAGATTTAAAGGAGATTGGAATAATTCACGGAGATAGATTAAAGCTTGTAAAGGGAAGCAAGTCCATAACGATCTTCCCTCAGCCTTCGCAGATAGTAGCGAGGGGAGAAATCGGAATTCCGATAAATATTGCTGAGGAGCTTAAAGTTAAAGATGGTGAGGAAATCAAAGCTTTTCCGATTTCCCGCCCGAAGAGCGTTGAGTACATAAGGAAAAAACTTTCTGGGAAAAAGTTATCGAAGGACGAGATTTACGAAATAATCGAAGACATCGTAAACAACAGTTTAAGCGAGATAGAGCTTACGGCTTTCGTCGTCTCGAATTACCTCGTAGGGATGGACTTCGACGAGATCGAATGGATGACGAGAGCTATGATAGAAACTGGGGAGACGATAAGCTTCGAGAAAGGAATAGTCGTCGATAAGCACAGCATTGGCGGCGTTCCCGGCAACAAGATCAGCCTTATCATAGTTCCGACGGTAGCTTCCGCTGGCTTGCTGATTCCAAAAACCGCAAGCAGAGCCATAACTTCTGCAAGCGGCACGGCTGATACAATGGAAGTTTTAGCGAACGTGAATCTGAGCGTTGAGGAGATAAAGGAGATAACGGAAAGAGTTGGCGGAGTCATCGCTTGGGGTGGTGCCACTAACATAGCTCCTGCTGACGATAAGATAATCAGGGTGGAGTATCCCCTTTCGCTCGATCCCAAACCACAGCTTTTAGCAAGCGTTATGGCTAAGAAGGGAGCCGTCGGTGCAAAGCATGTTGTCATAGACATTCCCGTAGGTGAGGGAGCGAAGATATCCGACATGAAGAGGGGAAGAGAGCTTTCGAGCGATTTTGTCGAGCTGGGAAGAAGGCTTGGACTAAACGTGACTTGCGCGATAACATACGGCGGACAGCCAATTGGAAGAGCTGTAGGACCAGCTTTAGAGGCTAAGGAAGCTTTAAAAGCCATGGAGGAGAGGAAGGGGTCATCGAGCCTTCTCGAAAAATCCTTTGGAATAGCCGGGATTCTCTTCGAAATGGCTGGAATAGCTATGAACGGTTACGAGTACGCTAAGGAACTCTTCATGAAAGGCAAAACTCACGAGAAGTTCTTGGAAATCGTTGAGGCTCAGGGAGGGGAAATAAGGAGGTCGGAGGAGATAATGGTCGGGGAAAATACGCACACCTTTACTGCCTCTTTCGAAGGGGCTGTGGTGGCTGTTAGGAATAAAGCGATAGTCAAAATAGCGAGAGCAGCTGGAGCTCCAAAAGATAAGGGTGCTGGAATTGTCATTCACAAAAAGAAGGGAGAGGTCGTCAAGAAAGGAGATCCTTTATTTACGATTTACGCTGAGAAAGACTGGAAGCTTCAAAATGCGGTAGAAACCGCAAGAAGCGACTTCCCAATTATTGTTTCCGGAATGATCCTCGATAGGTATCCTTCCTTCAAGGTGATGTAG